The following coding sequences lie in one Silene latifolia isolate original U9 population chromosome 5, ASM4854445v1, whole genome shotgun sequence genomic window:
- the LOC141656163 gene encoding transcription factor UNE12-like, whose translation MEFFNVIFRRKVMVVAHVKYLQLQLKELSRSKLGGGSHTAPLSYLEGYGHYHPQDQLIREPLEKEIGSLIQENQDTTLQLLESKGLHMTPTTSIDALRCSL comes from the exons ATGGAATTTTTCAATGTGATTTTCAGGAGAAAGGTCATGGTTGTTGCCCATGTCAAGTATTTGCAACTTCAACTCAAG GAACTGAGCAGAAGCAAACTCGGAGGCGGATCACACACTGCTCCTTTAAGCTATCTGGAG GGGTACGGGCACTACCATCCTCAAGACCAGTTGATAAGAGAGCCTCTTGAAAAAGAAATTGGAAGCTTAATCCAGGAAAACCAAGATACAACATTACAACTGTTGGAAAGTAAAGGGCTCCATATGACACCGACGACATCCATTGATGCCTTACGCTGCTCACTGTAG